In Synergistota bacterium, a genomic segment contains:
- a CDS encoding DUF721 domain-containing protein, producing MEKLGSIIAKLLKAHEKRLSEETLRIRWHEIVGEKIAIRSYPLRIERGILKVAVRDGIWAKEFQLREEEFLGLLKDYNIEGVRFIPMPQIFLRRK from the coding sequence CTAAGCTTCTTAAAGCTCATGAGAAAAGACTTTCGGAAGAGACCCTGAGGATAAGATGGCATGAGATAGTAGGAGAGAAAATTGCTATAAGAAGCTATCCTTTAAGAATAGAGAGAGGAATTTTAAAAGTTGCGGTTCGGGATGGGATATGGGCTAAGGAGTTTCAGCTTAGAGAAGAGGAATTTTTAGGCCTTCTTAAGGATTATAATATAGAGGGAGTGAGGTTTATACCAATGCCTCAAATATTTTTAAGAAGGAAGTGA